The stretch of DNA GAAGAGGCTCTTTTTCAAAGTGACGACGAGGCTGATATTCGCCTGGTGAAAGTTTATCAATGGCTACTTTCCAAATCTTGCTTTCAGGATCCACGGGAGGGGCTGCAACTGGAGCAGGAGTTGGGGCTGGGGCTGGCATTGCCGCGGAAGCCGCAGTTGCACCAGCCGGAGGGTTCATGGTTTTTGGAACCGTTGATGCGGGAGGGGCAACGGTTTCATTAGCAGGTCCACCAAGCAAGGAACCAAGTCCACGACCCAGTCCCTTTTTTTTGTTTGATGATTCGACAGCAGTATCAGACATTTAAATCACCTTTCTTAGGCCATTTGTTCTGCTAGCGAAGGGGCCTCAACAGAGACTTTTCCTTGTGCACGAGCAACAACTTCCTTTGCAAGTTCAAGATATCGCTGAGCACCAATCGATTTGCTGTCATATTCAAAGATGGATTGTCCGTGTGATGGTGCTTCGCTAAGGCGAACATTGCGTGGAATAATGGCGTTAAATACTTTGTCACCAAAGTGGTTTTTAATTTCAGTTACCACCTGATGGCTTAAATTATTACGAGCATCAAACATCGTTAAGACGATGCCCTCAATATGTAATTGAGGATTTAAGTTCTTCTTAATCAAACCCGCTGTATTCAACAGCTGACTAAGCCCTTCAAGCGCATAGTATTCACATTGAAGAGGAACCAAAAAAGAGTCCGCCGCATTTAAGGCGTTCAGAGTAATCAATCCTAAAGATGGAGGGCAATCAATGATCACGAAATCAAATTGATCAGCCACCGTCGCAATGGCTTGCTTAAGACGGTATTCACGCTGCGGCATATCAACAAGTTCAATCTCTGCACCTACCAGGTCAGGATTGGCCGTAGATATTTTCAAATTGCCGTTTGAAGTATTTTGAATAGCTTCAGTCAGTGTTTTTTCGCCGATGAGTACGTGGTAGCTATTCGCATCTTGGCTTTCATATCTTTTGATACCCAAACCGCTTGATGCATTCCCTTGAGGATCCATGTCGATCAAGAGTACGCGCTTACCCATCGTTGCTAAGGCTGATGAGAGGTTTACAGACGTCGTTGTCTTGCCTACGCCACCCTTTTGATTAGCTATACAGATAGTTTTAGCCATATTTCCTCCTTGAGATTTAAAATTCTTCCTTTTTTGGATAACTAGCAAGAATAAAGACTAGTTTTTCGCGCCACATCTTATGATTTTTCAAAAATATGCCGATGTTCCACGTGGAACACTATGCTTTTTAGAATAATCACACTTCTATTCTTGTGCGCAGCCATTGTTAGCTGTAATAAGCCCGATCCAAATCCGGAGCTTAAAGATCCCATTTACAATGATTTGAATTCTAGGCTCGGCAGTACAAAGCAAGCCCTCGAAGCTGAAAAGAAGGCGCTTGAAGGTCACGAGCAGGCGTTAAAAGACGTAGTTCCTCAAACAGGCCAAATTAAGTATGCGCAGAAACGTATTTATGAATCTCAGGCAAAGATTCAGAAACTCGGCCAAGAAGTGAGATATCTGGAGCTAAAAATTGAAAGTCGCAAAAAGGAAGCTAAAACTTCT from Bdellovibrio bacteriovorus encodes:
- a CDS encoding ParA family protein — its product is MAKTICIANQKGGVGKTTTSVNLSSALATMGKRVLLIDMDPQGNASSGLGIKRYESQDANSYHVLIGEKTLTEAIQNTSNGNLKISTANPDLVGAEIELVDMPQREYRLKQAIATVADQFDFVIIDCPPSLGLITLNALNAADSFLVPLQCEYYALEGLSQLLNTAGLIKKNLNPQLHIEGIVLTMFDARNNLSHQVVTEIKNHFGDKVFNAIIPRNVRLSEAPSHGQSIFEYDSKSIGAQRYLELAKEVVARAQGKVSVEAPSLAEQMA